In the genome of Lujinxingia litoralis, one region contains:
- a CDS encoding RHS repeat domain-containing protein, which produces VGPDIFNAQKPAVRYELGDHLGSSSVVVSETGGLISREEYRPYGESSFGSYAKKRYRFTGKERDEESGLYYHGARYYSPWLCRWTAPDPAGMVDGVNVYAYVRGNPVRLVDPGGMEGEESQSTCLPVEGSDVDLAIRARDGKGYPNAGYRGLDVPNVAADQVQRDIEQDEFRARSGEVSSREPDIVDLGNSLFEVGVGLGLGGLRSLEEAWHGTLGNPGHHETPESRVREPETPEEELGDALSIFFPIGIRGGGSRGAGGVPTNSIRSNVRREKSVESSREYARQFASSPEREQVLERVIQDDGLLNMSQTIQSQFEPGGSRSFITNEAMLTAIGTGRREIDPKKSADHFMYYIPASHRNHSGTLEVLVHEPSGQIRHVLFRRQR; this is translated from the coding sequence GTGGGGCCGGATATATTCAACGCGCAGAAGCCGGCGGTGCGCTATGAGCTGGGCGACCACCTGGGCTCGTCGAGCGTGGTGGTCAGCGAGACGGGCGGGCTAATCAGCCGGGAGGAGTATCGGCCTTATGGGGAGTCGTCGTTCGGGTCGTATGCGAAGAAGCGTTATCGTTTTACGGGCAAAGAGCGCGACGAAGAATCCGGCCTCTACTACCACGGCGCGCGCTACTACTCGCCGTGGCTCTGCCGCTGGACAGCGCCGGATCCGGCGGGGATGGTGGATGGGGTGAATGTGTATGCGTATGTGCGGGGGAATCCGGTGCGGTTGGTGGATCCGGGGGGGATGGAGGGGGAGGAGAGCCAATCTACTTGTCTTCCAGTAGAAGGGTCGGATGTTGATCTCGCCATACGCGCAAGAGACGGCAAAGGATATCCAAACGCCGGTTATAGGGGTTTGGATGTCCCGAATGTTGCGGCGGATCAGGTACAGCGCGACATCGAACAGGATGAGTTTCGCGCACGGAGTGGAGAAGTATCGAGCCGAGAACCCGATATCGTGGATCTGGGCAATTCTCTCTTTGAAGTTGGTGTAGGGCTTGGCTTAGGCGGTTTACGTAGTTTAGAGGAAGCATGGCACGGAACCCTTGGCAATCCTGGCCATCATGAAACGCCAGAGAGTAGAGTTCGTGAGCCGGAAACTCCAGAGGAAGAGCTTGGTGATGCTTTATCAATATTTTTTCCTATTGGTATTCGTGGTGGTGGTTCACGTGGCGCAGGAGGAGTACCCACAAATTCGATTAGATCGAATGTACGGCGGGAAAAGTCGGTAGAGAGTTCGAGAGAATATGCACGTCAATTTGCCAGTTCACCGGAGAGAGAGCAGGTTTTAGAGCGAGTGATTCAAGATGATGGTTTGCTCAATATGAGTCAGACGATACAGAGCCAGTTTGAACCTGGAGGAAGCCGTTCCTTTATCACAAATGAAGCTATGTTGACTGCGATTGGGACTGGTCGACGAGAAATAGACCCTAAAAAGTCGGCGGATCATTTTATGTATTATATCCCGGCATCTCATAGAAATCACTCTGGGACTTTAGAAGTGTTGGTTCATGAGCCCTCCGGTCAAATTCGACATGTTCTGTTCCGAAGGCAACGATAG
- a CDS encoding RHS repeat-associated core domain-containing protein has protein sequence MFQRSVSGDTRTYSSLGGKLQDLRYAYDGVGNIQAIESRGTELGIEPGDFAYLGEATWGSFSADSLLRRFEYDALYRLTRATGRERKGVEPIFWGNQVPGGSSVEETRPYIEHYSYDKTGGLVEKRHEYALAATSGVAQWKRTYQMDAASNRLVAMGLGGESRGYTYDGGGNLVQENSERHYEWDHAGRLRAFRVQAAGSPASSYGAYGYDGTGQRVQKVSIRGGVAHATVYVDGIFEHHQILDGTSAPAQANELHVMDDASRVASRRVGPDIFNAQKPAVRYELGDHLGSSSVVVSETGGLISREEYRPYGESSFGSYAKKRYRFTGKERDEESGLYYHGARYYSPWLCRWTAPDPAGMVDGVNVYAYVRGNPVRLVDPGGMEGEE, from the coding sequence ATGTTTCAGCGCAGCGTCAGCGGGGACACGCGGACGTACAGCTCCCTGGGGGGCAAGCTGCAGGACCTGCGTTACGCCTACGACGGGGTGGGCAACATCCAAGCGATTGAGAGTCGGGGGACGGAGCTGGGCATTGAGCCCGGGGACTTTGCGTATCTTGGTGAGGCGACGTGGGGGAGCTTTTCGGCGGACTCGCTGCTGCGGCGTTTTGAGTATGACGCGCTCTACCGGTTGACGCGGGCGACGGGGCGAGAGCGCAAGGGGGTGGAGCCGATATTCTGGGGGAATCAGGTTCCGGGTGGGTCGAGTGTGGAGGAGACGCGGCCGTATATCGAGCATTATAGTTATGACAAGACCGGCGGGCTGGTGGAGAAGCGGCACGAGTACGCGCTCGCGGCAACTAGCGGGGTGGCGCAGTGGAAGCGGACCTATCAGATGGATGCGGCCTCCAACCGCCTGGTCGCGATGGGGCTGGGCGGCGAGTCGCGGGGGTATACCTACGACGGGGGGGGGAACCTGGTGCAGGAGAATAGCGAGCGTCACTACGAGTGGGACCACGCCGGGCGGTTGCGGGCGTTTCGGGTGCAGGCGGCGGGGAGTCCGGCGTCGAGCTACGGGGCGTACGGGTATGATGGGACCGGGCAGCGTGTGCAAAAAGTCTCGATTCGCGGCGGGGTGGCGCATGCGACGGTGTATGTGGACGGGATCTTTGAGCACCATCAGATCCTCGATGGAACCTCGGCGCCGGCGCAGGCCAATGAGCTGCACGTAATGGACGATGCCTCGCGGGTGGCGAGTCGGCGAGTGGGGCCGGATATATTCAACGCGCAGAAGCCGGCGGTGCGCTATGAGCTGGGCGACCACCTGGGCTCGTCGAGCGTGGTGGTCAGCGAGACGGGCGGGCTAATCAGCCGGGAGGAGTATCGGCCTTATGGGGAGTCGTCGTTCGGGTCGTATGCGAAGAAGCGTTATCGTTTTACGGGCAAAGAGCGCGACGAAGAATCCGGCCTCTACTACCACGGCGCGCGCTACTACTCGCCGTGGCTCTGC